The Xanthomonas sp. DAR 80977 nucleotide sequence GTTGGCGAAGGTCGCGGCCTTGGCGTAGCCGAACACCTCCATGCCCTGGCGGTCGACGCGCTCCTCGTAGTGCTGCGCGGACACCGCGACGCCGAAGGTCTCCTGCGGGTTCTTCCAGCTGTACAGCAGCGAGGCGTTCGGCTTGCCCTCGCTGGCCTGCTGGCTGTAGCTGTAGCCGACCGAGCCGGCGATCTCGTTGGCCTTCAGGTCCAGCGGTTGCCGGCTGTGCATCAGCACGGTGCCGCCGAGGCTGCCCTCGACCAGCCGCGCCTCGGAGGACTTGACGATCTCCGCGCGGCCCAGGATCTGCGGCGACAGCAGGGTGTAGTCGAAGCCGCGGTTGGGCTGTTCGCCGTACAGCCAGATCGCCTGCGCCACCGGGTGGCCGTCCAGGAACGACAGGTTGAGGCTGGGATCGGTGCCGTCGATGCTGACCCGTTCGCCCTGGCCGAAGCGGCGGTCGATGGTGACGCCGGGGATCTGCGCGAAGGCTTCGGCGACGTTGGTGCTGGGGAACTTGCCGATGTCCTCGGCGGTGATCGCCTCGGACACGGTCACGTTGTTGCGCTTGGTGTCCAGCGACTTCTCCAGGCTGGCGCGGATGCCCACGACCTGGACCGCATCCAGGTCGGTGGCGGCGGTGGGCGCCTGCTGCGCCTGCGCGCCGCAGGCCAGGGTGGCGAGGATGGCGGCCGACAAGACGGAATGGCGATATTGCATGATGTCTCTCCTCATCATTCAATGGATCAACGCGATTGCGCGGGCATTCGGCCGCGCGCCGGATCTGCCTGTTGCCTTACTGCCTGCTGTGCTGGTGCCTGCTGGGGTGATGGGGGGTGCTGGATGAGGTCCTGCGCTGTGCAGGGCGGCGGGCTGTGCCGGCGCCGCGCAACCGCGCGCGCCCGACTGGCTCGTTGAGCGAAGGCAGGGCGATGCGCCGCGCGGCGTTTGCTGGTGCAGGCGTCGCCGCACGCAGCGGTGGATCGGGAAACGCCGCGGATGCGGCGGGATGCCGCCGGAGCGCGGAGAGGGAGCCTGGCGCGGCAAGCACCGACGGCCGTCTGCCGGGCAGGGCGCGCCGCCGCTTCAGGCGCTGCCACGAAGTGCCGGGTGCGGCACGCGATGCGCGCGTACGGATCATTGCGATCACATGCCTCCCATGGCCCGCTTTCGCGCCGCGCATGCGCGGCTCCACCCCCGTGTGCGCCGATTCTTACGAGCCTATGACAACGATGTCAAGTCTTTGCCGGGAAATTCGTCTGGTGCTGGTTTTGCCATCCGAAACCCGCGCCTGCGCCGGGAGTTGGCCTTAGGGATGCTTCGAAATGCCTGTGCATCAATGAGTTGCGCCGATAGCCGGAGCGATGGCGAGGCCGTGCAAATGAGAACGTGGCGCAGTTATGTCGCGGCGCACAAAATTGGTCTCATTCGTAGAATTGGTGCGACATAGGTATCTTGACAACGATGCGTGAAGAACGCCGCCATGAAAATATTTTTCGCGCACACTGCATTGATTGGTAAGAGCTTTTTTGAGATCGAGGCGCAAGTCCAGGCGTCATTCGGACATTCCGGGTGTTGCGGCGTTGACACAATCTTTCTAAGACCATAAGAATCGAAGCGCCTGGAATTGGTCTTTGCCAATTCGGGATCGATCAGTCCAGCAGCAGCATGCAATCGCCCGCTCCGGGGTAGGGACGGGGACGCGCCTCCCGCAACACGGGGCGCAGGAAACAGACAGAACGCTCCATCGACTCCGTGCCCGCACGGACGGCACCGCCCTGCGCGTCGCGTCGGGCGCAATGGAGGGTGCTGCCTGCCGATCGCTGCCGCTGGGTGTCAGACGTCGTCGTGCCGATCAGCCATCAACCAGGATAGCCCAATGCCACATGCCGCCCGCTCCCGTCCGCACTGTTGTTCCCCGTCCGTCCTCGCCACCGCCATCGCGTTCGGCCTGCTCAGTGCCGGCGCGCAGGCGCAGGAAGCGCCCGCATCCGATTCGATTTCCCAGCTCGATACGGTGACCGTCACCAGCTCCTACCAGAAGAGCCTGATCACCGCGCTGGACAACAAGCGCGAAGACGCGCGCATGACCGACGGCATCTCCTCGGAGGACATCGGCAAGTTCCCGGCCGAGAACATCGCCGAGGCGATCCAGCGCATTCCCGGCGTGCAGATCTCCACCATCAACGGCCGCGGTTCGACCATCAGCATCCGCGGCCTGGGCCCGCAGTATTCGGCCACCACGATCAACGGCCAGACCATCAAGAGCGCCGATTTCACCGACGGCTTCCGCTACGACATCATCCAGCCGGAAGTGGCCGCGGCGATCGAGGTGATCAAGTCGCCGTCGGCGGACATGGACGCCGGCGGGTTGTCGGGCACGGTCAACATCGAGACCACCAAGCCGCTGGACTACAAGCAGCGCAAGCTGATCCTGTCGGCGAAGGAGCAGTATTCCGAATTCGCCGGCGGCGCGCCGACGCCGAAGGCGGTGCTCACCTACATCGACCAGTTCCATCTGGCCGACGGCGGCGAACTGGGCGTGTTCGTCAACGCCGGCTACCAGAAGCTCAAGGACCGCGCCGACTACCTGTGGATCGACCGCTGGTACACCCAGGACACCGACGACGGCACCCTGTACATCCCGCGCCGCCCGCGCTACCGCTCGATCGAGCGCGAGACCGACCGCAAGATGCTCACCGCCGGCCTGCAGTGGAAGCCTAACGACCGGCTGGAGATGAACCTGACCGCGCTGTATTCGCAGGACAAGACCGACAACGACATGAACCAGTTGGTCTATTCCTTGGACCGCAACTACCTGACCGTGCTGGAGACCGAAGGCCTGACCGCGACCAAGGTGTCGGCGTCCAACTACTGGCTGGAGAACAACCGCCAGCTCGAGCGCCACGACCTGACCTCGCAGCTGCTGACCTGGGACGCCAAGTGGAAGGGCGATGCGTGGACCTTCAGCGGCGTGGCCAACTACACCGAAGGCAAGACCGACGAGGACGAGCGCGCGGTGATCCTCGGCCGCCTGCCGTCGGCGACGCTGTTCGACATGTCCAACCCCGGCGCGATCTCGCTGACCACCGACGCTGACGCCACCGACGCCAGCGCCTGGGACCAGGCCAACCTGGTCCGCGACGAATATCCCAACGGCGCCATCACCAAGCTCAGCAACAAGGAATGGTCGCTGCAGTTCGATGCCGAACGCTATGTCGGCGCCGGCTTCCTCGATTCGGTGAAGGTCGGCACCAAGTTCCGCCGCGAGACCTTCGACCGCAACGTCTGGCGCCGCGACTTCCTGTACCTGATCAACTCCGGCGCGGTGTCCGGCTACGCCATGTTCCCGGAGCTGTCGGCGGCCAGTTCCAACGTCAGCAACTTCCTCGACGGCAACCTGGCCTCGCAGAGCGACTGGGTGGCGCCGGACGTGTACGCCTACGCGCAGGCGCTGGCCGCCTCCGGCATCACCGTGCCGGTGCTGTTCGCGCCGCAGGCCAGCTACCACATCCGCAACGACATCTTCTCCGCCTACGCGCTGGCCAAGATCGACACCGACCTCGGCAGCATGCGCCTGCGCGGCAACGTCGGCGTGCGCTACGAGAGCACCAAGCGCACCACCGACACCTACCTGACCGCCGCCTCGCAGTACAGCGAGGACGCAAACGACGTGGTCGGCACCGAGCGCGCGCCGTACGACTACCACAACTGGCTGCCGAGCCTGAACCTGGTGCTGGACATGCGCGAGGACCTGTTGCTGCGCTTCGCCGCCGGCAAGGTGCTGGTGCGGCCGATCCTGGACAGCAACACCGCCATCGCCACCACCATTTCCTCCGGCAGCAACACCGGCGGCACCACCACCTACGACGTGTCGCTGGGCCAGACCGACCTGAAGGCGCTGACCGCCGACCAGGCCGACCTCAGCCTGGAGTGGTACTACGGCCAGGGCGGCGGCCTGACCCTGGCCGGCTTCTGGAAGAACGTCAAGAACGGCACCTTCAACAGCATCGTCTGCCCGACCACGTTCAACGGCACGGCGCTGTCCAGCAACGGCGCCGGCGACTGCGTGGACGGCGGCGGCAACATCTACGAGATCACCGCCACCCGCAACGATCCGAGCAAGGTCAAGATCAAGGGTTACGAGCTGGGCTGGACGCAGTCGTTCGATGCGTGGCTGCCGATCCAGGGCTTCGGCCTGACCGCCAACTTCACCCGGGTGATCCCGCAGCGCGACACCGACTTCAAGATCCGCAACCTGTCGGAGAAGACCTGGAACGCCACCGGCTACTGGGAGAACGCGATGTTCTCCGCGCGCCTGTCGCTGAACCACCGCAGCGAGTACGAGCAGGACAGCAGCGACAGCTTCTTCGCCCGCGAAGGCC carries:
- a CDS encoding TonB-dependent receptor translates to MPHAARSRPHCCSPSVLATAIAFGLLSAGAQAQEAPASDSISQLDTVTVTSSYQKSLITALDNKREDARMTDGISSEDIGKFPAENIAEAIQRIPGVQISTINGRGSTISIRGLGPQYSATTINGQTIKSADFTDGFRYDIIQPEVAAAIEVIKSPSADMDAGGLSGTVNIETTKPLDYKQRKLILSAKEQYSEFAGGAPTPKAVLTYIDQFHLADGGELGVFVNAGYQKLKDRADYLWIDRWYTQDTDDGTLYIPRRPRYRSIERETDRKMLTAGLQWKPNDRLEMNLTALYSQDKTDNDMNQLVYSLDRNYLTVLETEGLTATKVSASNYWLENNRQLERHDLTSQLLTWDAKWKGDAWTFSGVANYTEGKTDEDERAVILGRLPSATLFDMSNPGAISLTTDADATDASAWDQANLVRDEYPNGAITKLSNKEWSLQFDAERYVGAGFLDSVKVGTKFRRETFDRNVWRRDFLYLINSGAVSGYAMFPELSAASSNVSNFLDGNLASQSDWVAPDVYAYAQALAASGITVPVLFAPQASYHIRNDIFSAYALAKIDTDLGSMRLRGNVGVRYESTKRTTDTYLTAASQYSEDANDVVGTERAPYDYHNWLPSLNLVLDMREDLLLRFAAGKVLVRPILDSNTAIATTISSGSNTGGTTTYDVSLGQTDLKALTADQADLSLEWYYGQGGGLTLAGFWKNVKNGTFNSIVCPTTFNGTALSSNGAGDCVDGGGNIYEITATRNDPSKVKIKGYELGWTQSFDAWLPIQGFGLTANFTRVIPQRDTDFKIRNLSEKTWNATGYWENAMFSARLSLNHRSEYEQDSSDSFFAREGHTMKARTQLDAVLGYQATDTLSFQLGGLNLTDKKEEAYKDISSRWQMTGVTGRSFYVSMQWDIL